The genome window aTTTCCTTTATTTACATATCTTTATTACAATTCCCAAAACCCTATTACTACCATAACAATTCCCTCGGTTTAGCACTGATCACAAAAATCACTGTATGTGAAAAGGAAATATATAATTCcataaaaccaaaaataaaaaaactggCTAAGCATATAATCTTCTAGGCATTGACATCTGAAACAACAATCATCGTGAACCAAATTGCAGCACATATATTTGTTTACCACCGCAATCCGTATGCCTTATAAAATGTATGTATGTGGGGGGGGGGTGGTGTTTTTTTTCTCTGGGAAAGGGGGGggtaagaaaagaaaacagctaTTACATCTTAAAATAGCAGAGGTCTCCATGATGTTTAAAGGTTTCCAATTTTTATCCATCGCATGATTTTTCATTCAATTAGCAACTTTGTCAACCAAGCCAATGAAATATGTCAGTTTTTAACCATATTTCCCCAAGAGATGgattataaattaaatgaacACTGTATCAATGAAGACATAATTCtacttaaaaaacaaaaagaggaaTCAATTTACCAGAATAAAAAATAGATTGCAAAAGGTACAAGAAACACTTTTTCTATTTGAAAATGTTAAAACacaatttgttttccttcaaAGAAAGCGAGAAGGacaatttgttttccttcacCAATTTTTTAGATTATTCTTTCCGTTAGGCCCAGCTGCAAATTTTGCTTTGTACTTCCAAGGATTTGATTGTCTCTCTGTATGTCTCAAATTTTGCTATGTCTTTCCGTTAGGCTAGTGATTTGCTTTGGAGGAATTCACGGTGAATGGTTACAATTTGACAGGGCTGTTGCTTGGTGCTTGAGCCAAACAGGCATTTATTTTTATGTGCCACGTCAGCCACAAGAATAAATGGAACTACGTAGTTTTGTGTTGGACAGGAAATTGGACACAGAAAATTGGACAGAGAATCCCGTCTGACACGATTTCAGCTCGCTTGTTTCTAGaaatttggccaaacaaaaccccaaaattttccagcaatcaaggatgaaaagaaaagaaacaaatggaAGACGATGATGCTAAACTTGAGATTAAGCCCGTAAATTCAGATTTGGGGAAGGTATATGAAAACTGGGTTTTTGAAAATTGGTTCCTGGGACTTGTAAAGATGCGCTATTATTGTCAAGACAAAAATGCCCCATGAGCAGTGGCATAGCCACAGACCCCActtaactttgaaaaattagttcttagatttaggaaatttagaaaatttcaaaGTTGCATCTTATTTGACTCCATTATATTTTATCAAATTCTCTTTCCTATTAACATTGAccacaaaaaattgaaaattcataattCTTACCATCACaataattttgaataaattatctaTGGAACTTAGTTCAAGAAtaaatttatctaaaattttcaaacacaagGGGTGAACTTTCTTGAGTGGAGTgagaaaatcaatttttcaaattattttttttcgaaCTTCAAAGtcttcaaaaacaagaattattcAAGTGGATGGTGAACTTTTTATTTATAATACGAAATTAAgttattatgatttttatttataatagggtaaagataaattttataaaagaaaCCTGTAGAAGATCAAGTTGATGGTGATTCACagattgttttaaaaaaattcaagaggtTCAGTTGCTTACATTGAAAAAGAcacatttaacaaaattgataatgaaTTGATTTTGCAACATTTTAGAAAAAGAGTACTCATAGAGTATAATTATAGCCTGTATATAATGTtagtagtttttattttttttaaaattaattttactataCTAAAATTTGACCCCACTTGCTGTGGGGTCTTAGTTCCACCCCTGCCCATGAGGGTAAGGTTTGCACATCATATGCCTCTACTTCCATTCTTAAACATTGTAATAACTTAATAACAGGTTGTAAGTTATGTCTAACTATTTATAAAACTTCATAACAGAAATGCAGTTATTATATATAGAGTCCATATGAATAGTGATGGAGTATCACACAATTATTGTAAAATTGTACAAGTAGTTAAGCATATTTTACAGTTTGTTGAAATAGCATTACACCATTCATGACAGTTGTTATGACAACCTTTCTTATCCCTTACCCCAAAATAATTTACCTTCAGAAGTTTAATGGGCAAActcatataaaataaataagtaaagtTCAATGGATATGTGACCCACCCAAGACAAAGAAAAAAGGTAAATTAGAAACAAGAAAGTAGTTGAAAAACCTATTTAGGTAAtactcaaaaatttttttccaaaaacgtgacaatccaaatccaaacgcAGTGCGGTTCTTTCTGGGAGTATCGATTTTCGGTAGAGAAAAGAATCCTTGTCATCTACATCAAGTTCATAAATCCTGCCACCTCAAATCTTCCCGTCCTTTCTCTCCTTCATGGCAAAAGGAGTCAAGGCTTCCGGAGGAGGAAGGCGCCCAGATGATGTATATGGAGACAGACTGAGCAGATTACTAGATTCTATCATAAGTCacattctctcttttcttcccaCAAAATTTGCAGTCGCCACCTCAATTCTGTTCACCAGGTGGAGGTATATCTAACACGATTTTAACAGCTTTGATTTCGACGATCCGACGCCTTTCAAACTTCAAAGCAAATTAAAATGCATTTATTTACAATGATAATTTCATGGATTTTGTCAACACAATTTTACTGCAATCCAGAGCGAATTCAGTGAGTAAATTTCGGATTAGTTCTTTAACCCCGATCAAATGCTTAATTCCTGGATGATTGCCATGCTTTCTCGGGATGTTAAAGTTCTTGACATAAGGTACCAGCAGTTCGTCGGTAGTCAAATTTTGCCCAATCAAATATTCATAAAAAAACTTTTGTGGTCTTGAAATTATCTGGACAAAGAATCAAACTACGTGAGCTGAATTTCTAGCCAAATCTCAAGGTCTTGCATCTGGATAACATGAACGTATTGGCTGGCAATGATAAAGGTTGGGAAATCTCTGAAAATGGCTACCCATTGCTTGAGGATTTACAGATTACTACAACGTCTATTGATCAGCTTGTATACTTTAGAATTAGACTTACTGCACCGATAAAATTGACATTGACTAATATCAAAGCCACAGGTCTGGCCGACGTCGTTGGATTTGACGCCCCAAATCTTCGTTATCTTGAGTGTGACTTTCATCGGGTCGGCGGGGGAAGTTTCGTTTTATTCTGCACAGATTAAGGAAATTAAAGTACATCAATTTAGCAGCAGTGAATCTGATCTAGAGTTTGTACGACGTATATTACAGCAGAGTGCTATGCTAAAGTTGGTGTCTCTTACTGCTGCGCCAGATGGAATAGCAAAAGGATGGCCTTATTCGGTCACCAAAAAGTTGATCAATTTCTCAAGGTGCACCAGAAAATGTGAGCTTGAGCCTAATTGAAGGAAAAGTTTTGTGCCATAAACTTCTGTAGAAATATTAAGCCAAGCATCATTAATTAGTGGCCACGTgtatttgttaatttattttaattgattgacTATATGGGTGCATGATTGTGTTTCGTAGTGTGAAGCGGATGATTAATTCCTATGTTAGTATTAGCAGTAGTTGAAGTCTGAAGTAGTTTGTCTCGTGTCTCTTGGATATAAAAGTCAGTAGCCTCCggtggttcttttttttttttttgtacattgTAAGAATTGTAGCTGCAGCCTTGTTTGattaattgaagaaaatttgctTTGCCTCATATATCAAATTCTCGTTATTGTTCCTGTAGGTTTATATTTGAGTATAAGTTTGGGTCCAACAACTTCTACAGATGCTCAAAAGTTGCAAACTTGAGCAAAGCAGATTCGGTTCTTCACTCTAGGGTTAATTTGATGTGGGAatagtttctctttttcttttttttttcccaataaatttgtatctttGAATTCTTGAAGATGTCACTAGAAATTAAGTACCTTTTTCCGTTGATTAGTTATCAGTTTTTCACGTTAGATGATTGTTACATATTATGCGGTGTCAGCTGAGTTGGTCTACTCAGATTTGCTATGCAATATCACTGTGTCATCTGTTGATTACCAGAAAATCTCCAAATCATAATCTGTCTAATCTAATTTCTTCTTAATTTATTGCCGAAGTGCTGCAGTTGATTTTGTACCATTATTGCTGCCACTTGATATTGGGGGTGTGGCATAAGGTACAtatcaaaaagcaaaaaagattTTGAGCCATTGCTTGTAGACAATGAGATTTTTAGCTTCATTGAAGAGACTAAAGAATTCTAGTTGTTTCCATGATTGGAATTCTAGGATGTAAGGTATTAGAGCTAAGTATTCCATAATAAACTTCTTGTAGGCTCTCTTGTTACTTTTTTACCATTCAGTGATTTTGTGAAGATATCCTGCTAACCAATGTTTTAGTTGTACTCGATCTAAACAAatctatacaaaaaaaaaaaaaacacattattAACTTATTTTGTGAAGATATCCTGATAACCAATATTTCCtatactgacagtatatacactatcagcgttggatgaatgacaactatgcaaaatttactttgaaattcaactttttggCTTGAAAAACTTTCTGTGGACAGCTGAGGAAAAGATTCAGGTGTCTCAACATGAACAATGTAAGTCTCTAAATTGGCAGAGATTGCCAAAAAATGTAGTCATCGGACCACCTAGCTCAACTTGGTCTCAAATCAAGCTCATCATCTGCAAGATAAGGACTTAAGTCAACCACATTGAAAGTAGCGTGTACACCATACTGACCTGGTAGGTCTAACTTGTAAGCATTATCATTGATGTGCTCCACTACTTGGAAAGGTCCATCACCTCTAGGCAAGAGTTTATTGCATCGTCTTACCGGGAATCTTTCTTTGTGGATGTGAATCCACACCCAATCACCtgactcaaaaatcatcttgcgacaaCCCTTGTTAGAATAAATTGAAATTCCTTTTCTTAATATTATCTCTTACCTTTTGGTACAAGCATGCACTTGTTCAGCTTGTTTCAAACCATCCATATTAACTCTCTCAGACATAGGTAAAGGAGATAAGTCTAGAGGTGTGAGAGGGTTAAAACCATAAACAACTTCAAATGGTGAGTATTGTGTGATGCTATGGACTGTGCGGCTATAAGCAAATTCAACATGTGGCAAACAATCTTCCCATGATTTAAGATTCCTTTGAATGATAGCATGCAACAAAGTAGAGAGTGTCCTATTAACCACTTCAGTTTGACCATCAGTTTGAGGGTGACTAGACGTAGAAAACAAGAGTTTAGTTCCTAACTTACTCCATAAagatttccaaaaataattaaggaatttgacatctctatcactaataATGGTACATGGCATTCCATACAATCTAACAATTTCCCTAAAGAACAAATCAGCTACTTGCTTAGCATTGTCAGTTTTATGACATGAAATAAAATGTGCCATCTTAAAGAAATGGTTAATAACCACATAAACAGAGTCATATCCATACCTAGTCCTAGGTAACTCaagtacaaagtccatagaaaAATATTCAACCCTTGGAATACTAGGAATAAGTAATGGAAAGGGGTGGaagggtttaaaaaaaaaaagcattaacaaattttaaaactttgTTCAACATTGAAACCTTATGCCTAATCTTcgatttttaaatatatttccaTAATATTGAGTTTggtatttttctttcaaaatagaAGCTTGTTGAAATAAATTTCTCACACAAGGAGGGCTAGCATCCCTCCCCTATTTACAGGGTtttactttgaaaaaaaaaaaagaatatggtTTTGAATGAAATCATAAAATGAGGGAGGAATATCTCCTAGATTAGATCAAGATTGAAAAGAATGCATAAATAATAAACAACTTGTATATAATCATGATTTGGCTTTATAGTCATTGTACTTTTAACCAACATATAACTTATGCGAGCCATAATGGATTATATATATTAGTTGAGCCGAGGAGGCCTAGGCGCAGTATTTATTTAAAGTTGATATTTCAAGAATTAAAGGATTTGAGTTTAATTGTCCTTCACCTTTTCAACTTCTTAAAATCCCGCACCTTTActtctaaagaaaattttaaaaaatatgttggTTAAAATAGTACTAGTATGTTTTCATTTAATATTGAATTATGAAATATGAATTGAATGTATATACTTGTGGTAAATAGCTTGCTTGTAGACAAATTTCTGCTTTCTAATAAAAACTATGCTAACCCATGCCCATCGCTCACTTACATATATGTGCATTAGCGTTTTATAATTTAGTATTCATGCCATTATAGAGATACAACTATTAGAAAATCAATATTATAAATTTGAAGGCCTTGAATTGTGTCAAATACCAAGTAAACATTTATGCATGCCTATTACACATTtaagaaatatataaggaaattaAAACAGAATTAGGGTAAAAAAATATAGAGTTTGGGGTTTAAAGATAAAATAGGAAGAATTTAAGGGTTGAAGGTGAATTTGATTTCCTTGCTAAAGATCATGATGTGCAGTCTGCATTATCATAATGGTTCACTGAAGGTTCAAAGTCGGACGAATTCCCAAGCCTTGGGTGCAACACTACAATTACCGGTGGAAAGTGAGAATTGGAAATTTGTGGGTGCATAATGAAATTAGTCTTTAATTTTCTTCCCAAGTGTGGACTTGTTTGTGATAAGCATAGATGGTTTTATTTCTTCACATATTTTTTGAGGGGAATGCCCCTAATCTTCAATCTTTTTAataaaaggtttccaaccaaCATTTCTTTGACTTGATATTACCCACATAGCTTAATTTTGTTATTAGATGTATAATAGCACTTGTTATGTCCAGATCGTAGCATGGTCGCACACCTCTCTCCGGTGGCTTTGCAAtgtacatttttataaataaaaaagtaattctgtagattttttttttttttttgacatgaGACCTATATGACATAGAAAAGGTAGATAAGAGAATAAAAATGTGGTTGAAAAATATGGAGGGGGGAATGTAGCGGAGAAGAGGCTAATCCGGCAACAAGCATTTATCACATCAACAAACTCTCCGAGCCAAAATCTACTACACTCATCATAAATGCACAATCTACAACCATTCTAGGCCCCTCATGACTTTTTGAAAAGCTTTCCATAAGACCCACCACTTACTAAAAGCAAAAACCAACGTGACTAGAAGAAAGAAACCGGGAAGGTAGCAGATTATTAGTCTTATCACTTGTGCCATTCACCAAGCGAATAAAAATGGAGGGCGCAAGTGAGATAAATCTAAATGAAGAAATCGTTATGGAGATCCTACTGAGGTTGCCCGTCAAATCATTGATCAAATTCAACTGTGTTTGTAGAGGTTGGCGTGATTTGATCAATAGTCGTCACTTCATCAATATGCATCTCTGCCTTGCGCAAAGCACGGAGTACATAATCGTCAAGCGTTTAAGAGACGAGGATAACAAAAATGTGCTGTCATTCCATTCTCCAGCTGATGAATCTCTTCTAGCTGCAGCCCCTGAATTGGAGCTGCCTGAACTTGATGAAGCTAATTGGCCTCTGCAGCTAATTGGCCCCTGCAATGGGATAGTTTGCCTCAGGGATTTTCATGAAGGAATACATTTGTGTAATCCAATGACGCGAAAATTTCGAACACTTCCTCAGAGTTCCTTTGGCAGCCCAGGAGGATTCCTCCGACAGACACATGTTGTGGGGTTGGGGTTTGACAGCACTATTGACGACTACAAGGTCGTCAGAATTTTTGAATCCTCCCTTTATGATTTTCGAGCTGAGATATACAACTTGAGTACTGATTCTTGGAGACAAGTGGATGCCATTCTGCCACCAGTTATACTTCGCGATTGTTTCGACCTACTTTTCAACGGATTTTTCCATTGGAGCGCAGGCCCGGAATCTAGCCCGCATATTCTTTCGTTTGAGATGGGAGCTGAGGTATTCAAAGAGATCAAGTATCCTAATGGCTGGCTAGGAGAACAAGCAGAACCGCGATCGGTGGAGCACAGTCTTGTTGTTTTAGATGATTCCATGGCGTTGATTTTATTTTCAAGAGGCAGATTGTTAGATAGTGAATTGTATGACAAATCAGAACAGTACATTGAGATATGGGCAATGATGGAATACGGTGTTGAGGAGTCTTGGGTAAAGAAGTTTTTCTTGGGACCTTTTTCAGGAATCCAGTGCGTATTATCTTTTTGGAGCAATGACAAACTCCTTGCAGATTGTTGCAAGCAGTTGGTTTCATTTGGTATCCAAAATGATTCCAAGTTGAAGAAATATGATATTAAAGGATTTTACCTACAACTCGTAATTCTAAAGGAAAGTTTGGTTTCTCTCTATTGAATGTAGTGGCACAAATGCCTATGATAGTTATAGTCTATTTTAGGCCTTGATTAGATtacattttttagtttttctcaTCTGTATGTCTCGATGTCCCGGCTTTGCAATAATGCAAGTAGCTCTGGTTCATACGTTCTCTAGCATCATTAATACAGGGTTTTGGTTTTATGCAATTCGTGTCTTCTTTTGTTCCTATGACATTGGAGAAGAAAGTTTACTCGTGTGCTCTTTAACAAGGTGGCACTCATTCTTGAGCATAGATCATTAGATGAAAAGAGAACTGAGGCTTAATTGTTGAACAAGGATTAAACTGCAGTATTCTCAAGTAAATAATAGTACTAGTTTAGTTACAAATTTAACTTATTTTTGCATAACAACCTCAAATTGTTAAAAATTCTTGCTGAAACTTTATCAAAAGTTATAACTATTCAAGTAATTGCTTTTTTGTGTGACAAATGCATATGATGAATGTGACATGTCCCATGCATGTGCCCTGCCTAACCGTGTAACAATGCCACTAAAAATCTACCCTGTAGCATGACTTTGAGAGACTCTATAAATAGTCTCCCATATTTTACTGAAATCCATCCCTTCCACCTCTAATTGCTCACTTGCAATACGCATTATTCACATTAACAAAGTGGCCATGCTGGCTGAAATGTTTAAACTCTTAATCCTGATACTTGCACTTTGTCCTTCAGCTATTGATTCTTCTTTTCAATACTTCAATATGGTTGAACAGTGGCCGGGTGGTTATTGCCAGTTCCACAGATGCCGAAGAGTTCCTTGGCCAAATGATTTCACTATCCATGGCCTGTGGCCAGCAAACCACACTGGCACAgtggaaaattgcaaaaaaaccGGATTTGCTCCAATACAGGTAACTTTTACTACTTATTGAAACTTTAGACACGAGATGtggatttattcttgtttactcTTAACTTCAAAGGATTATTTCCAGGatgaaaacaaatttaaacaaCTGGACTCAATCTGGCCTGACCTTGACCAACCAAGACCAGAATATGACACAGTAGGAAGTCGTGTCCTAGCCCAATCATTTTGGGGACATGAATGGAAGAAGCATGGGACGTGTTCCGAGAACATGTACAACCAGACTCAGTACTTCGATCTTGCTATTAAACTGAAGAATCGATATAATCTTTTAAGCATTTTAGAACAGGGCGGATTATCCCGGGGCCACAGTCATGAAGTAAGTGACGTTAACTCTACGATTTGGCGTACAACTCATGGGACTCCGGATCTAAAATGCCTGAACGACGCTCGAGTTCACCGCAATGTGCCAGTACTGCAAGAGATAGGAATCTGCTACCGACCTAGCAAAAACCGAAGTGGGCAAGTTTCTTTTTCCGTCATTAACTGCCCTCATAGACGTACCAGGACGTGTTATCGAGGGCTAGGAAACGGCAAGATTGTATTTCCGTAATACGCTTGTTCCACTGCATTTTTTTCCAACTGATCCTAGTCTGATAAGAGACTGTCAAGAAATGTTGTGGAAAGTTACTTATATATATGCTTGAAGCATGTTTGGTTAAAGTACACTTGATGATTATGTTTCATAGTGGGGAAGATTGGCTCGTATATTTTACTTTTTTAGGTACTTGGGGGGATTTAATTGATAGTTGGATACACTAAGCTAAGCAAGCAGTATATTCTCCATCTTATGgtgaaaaaacaaattaaaaaacttTTACTAGTAACTACTGGGATTCGATGATCACTTAGGTCGGGcaaatttcaaacaaaatttctaACAGGTTATACACTATGCTTATGAGACTTAAATTGTTGGTGTCCTATGAATTGTCATCAAAATCATAGTTTGAGTCAGCGGTGAAGCCAAGATTTCGACTTCCAGaagtaaaaaatgaaatttttgacaATACAGTCTTTAAATACTTAAGTTTTAAAATTTGGAGAGCAAGGACATAATATCATAAATTTTTTTGTGCAAATATTAATTTTGACATTTCTTTTAGAGCAAAAGAGAGTCATGAAAATAATGTCTACTTTATAAAATATTCTCAAGTTTGGAGGGGCAAGTATCTAATATTGGAATAGTGTTATAATGTGAATATTCATAATAAATAtaggattaatcttctatacactgataatgtatacactttCACTATTAAATGTATGATATATAATCTaagtttgaatttgaaatccaaactTTGTATATATATCATACATCCAACCACGATAGTATACATACtgttagtgtatataaaatttactcataaATATAAGATAATTAAAAGTATAAGGAGGCATATGAGATTTTGGAAGGTCTTTGGGGACAGCTGACCCTCCCGAGCCCCACCTTGCTTTCACCCTTGATTGAAATTATACGAAGCAAAAAAGTCTTGCCACTAAAAAATTAAGGGAGAGAGAAGTCACTACAATCTTTACAACTCTCTTAAGTGATGAAAGTTATAAAAGAGATGGGAACATGCAAGATCAGAAATTttaatttcttcctttttttttcgtttaACCTTTAAGAACCTCAATTTCAATCAAGCTTGTTGGATTGTCATaccagcaaaaataaaatttctacTTCAAAAATATAAATTCGAATATAGCAGTGAATAAGATCGTATCCTTAAGGACttgatgatttattttcttgtaaagtaacaatgaataaaaatgaaggATTGGTGAAATATAGCTAAATAACTCAATCAAATAAAGATAATAATGCAAAATTAAATAGAGCTAGATCAGTAAACGACAATTATCTAGTTAGAAGGCTAATCTTCACTTTTGGTTTATCTTAACTTATCATtgatgcaataataaaaatgatttattaataaatagatTGGTTATGATTGTCAATAAACTCTGACAATCTATGTCTCTTTACTATCTTGATAATGACAATAATCTGTGTGATTATTTTCCTTgccaattaattaaacaaccttAAACAAGCACTTAGGATTTAATTTATTGACAATGTTAATTATTAGAATGGCTATCAATTCTAACCAAAAACATACAAACTCGGTTTAGGTTAGATTATATACTCCCGTGACATAAATTCGAAAGTTTCTACTACAATCAAATCATACCACTCACCACAAATACTAAAACTACCAAATGATTACGGATTTGGTATTTTAGATCACAGTAGACTATTTCAACAATTAAATAGTGATTAATTATTTAATCGCacaaaataatcattttcatgAACGAACAGGAAATATGCAAATActtataaataaatgaaacaataaaaacaattagATCTCATAGTTTTCGATAAACCAAAGTTTCGATTATCCTCagactagaaaaaaaaaaattagccacTCCTCATGATTGATTCGCAGCCAAAAATATGATTAGCATTTATTATTTTAGAGAAAATGAAGCAAAGGATTAATGGAAAATTTGTTTCTAACTAAtgaccaaaaaggaaaaaggaagccGAGGAATAGATAGCTCCTCTTGGCTTTCTCATTCCTTAATGTCTGTGTGTCTAAGGGCATGTTTGGGGTTGTAGTATCTTATTAAAATGTGCTTCACCAATTGAGCATTTAATAAAAGTACTTATTAAGTGGTTAAGTGCTTTTAAGTATATTGTTTGGATACATAATTCAATAAGGGTCCGTTTGGTTGATGGGATGACACATGATTGGATTAGTCATATTGTGTTATCTCAtgtttgattgcattttatAGATAGGATGACACATTCTACCCAACCAAATTAATACTCTATTCATgggataaaataatcccatggggGAGGCAATATTAGTTATCTTAGGATGactaatagataggataatacaattttaaactaatttatccttataaaaaataaaaatttatactcttataattatataaccCTACTCCCACACAATATAATATGAATGGACTAATTTGCCCCTCCTAattaattttaaagtttttgactaatttgcccctactACAAGCATAATaatatttggactaatttgcccttataaataattcaaattcaACTAACTATTATATAACCATACTCTCACACAATAATATGATAATAAATGGACCAATGAGCCCCTACTAATTATATTAAgatttttgactaatttgtccctattcattattttaaatttttgactaatttacccctattaattaatttaaatatgcTGGCTAATTTGCCATACTAATATCATAATAGAAGGACTATATTGCCCTTGAACTAAATTACCCTTACTAAGCTTATTGTCTAAACCAAAttctatatatatacataacctTATCAATTGGGCTTTGAAAATGAGAGCTTCAATAAGCTCAAGCTCGGTTTGAAGGAAAATCTTCTATATTAGCTTGAGTTCGATTCATATAAATCTCTTAAATGGGTTAGGTTTTAATCAATTTAACTTTACTTTGGCCAAAACTCGGCCTattatttaattgaatttcaaattttggttcaaaaacttggtcaaaatttatttttaagtgTTTGAATGGGCTAAGTTTAAGTAAatgcaaatttttatatatcaaaacCTTTGATTTACTTTATAATTCTAAAGTTTCAAACCACTCTGTTTTAATAAAGCtctaagggataatttcaaaatcctCCCTTGAcatttctaataatttcactgCCCTCTCCCGAAGTTTTGGAAATATCACTTACTTCCCCTATAAGTCATTTGggtgtgatgaccccaccttcTCTTAGGGTGTATCCTAGAAATTAGCGGACCGCATGCTTGGCTCTCGCCAAGGCTCATTTATTAACATTAACTTTAGAGATAACATTTCACactaatcatccaaatatcCATACTTACTACTATACTATCAATTCCAAACAAAAGT of Coffea arabica cultivar ET-39 chromosome 5c, Coffea Arabica ET-39 HiFi, whole genome shotgun sequence contains these proteins:
- the LOC113689366 gene encoding F-box protein CPR1-like, with the translated sequence MEGASEINLNEEIVMEILLRLPVKSLIKFNCVCRGWRDLINSRHFINMHLCLAQSTEYIIVKRLRDEDNKNVLSFHSPADESLLAAAPELELPELDEANWPLQLIGPCNGIVCLRDFHEGIHLCNPMTRKFRTLPQSSFGSPGGFLRQTHVVGLGFDSTIDDYKVVRIFESSLYDFRAEIYNLSTDSWRQVDAILPPVILRDCFDLLFNGFFHWSAGPESSPHILSFEMGAEVFKEIKYPNGWLGEQAEPRSVEHSLVVLDDSMALILFSRGRLLDSELYDKSEQYIEIWAMMEYGVEESWVKKFFLGPFSGIQCVLSFWSNDKLLADCCKQLVSFGIQNDSKLKKYDIKGFYLQLVILKESLVSLY
- the LOC113690082 gene encoding ribonuclease S-2-like, whose translation is MLAEMFKLLILILALCPSAIDSSFQYFNMVEQWPGGYCQFHRCRRVPWPNDFTIHGLWPANHTGTVENCKKTGFAPIQDENKFKQLDSIWPDLDQPRPEYDTVGSRVLAQSFWGHEWKKHGTCSENMYNQTQYFDLAIKLKNRYNLLSILEQGGLSRGHSHEVVLYPLLLPPDPGGVA